The Meiothermus sp. CFH 77666 DNA segment CCACGCCTGGCGTGGCAGGCGCGGTGGTGGGCGGTGGCATTGCCCAGCGCAACAACCTTTCGGTGGGGAAGACCCTGCGGCTGAATCCACAGGTCTCGCTCAAGGTGGTGGGGGTGCTACAGAAGACCGGTGGCATCACCGACAGCTTCATTTTTGTTCCCATAGAGTCGGTGCAGGCCGTGCTCAATACCGAAAACTACACCTCTTTTCTGATCTCCATTGACCCGGGCCGTCGGGCGGAAGAGGTGGCCCGCTCCATAAAGCAAAAAATCTCCGGTGTGGAGGCGCAAACCGCCGGCGATGTGATGCGCTTTGCCGAGCGGGCGGTGCGGATTTCCGACCTGGTGCGCTTTGGCATCAGTCTGGTGGCCCTGATTGTGGGTGGTCTGCTGGTGGCCAACACGGTCATGATGTCGGTCTACGAGCGCATCCGCGAGTTTGGCCTGATGCGGGCCCTGGGGGCCAAGCGGGGCTTTATTTTTGGCCTGGTGCTGTTGGAGGCGTTGCTGCTGGGCGTGGTAGGGGGGTTGCTGGGCCTGGTTCTGGGCCAGGCGGCCTCGGGGCTGGTCAACTGGTACACCGGACGGGAGGTGGGCCTCGCGCTCTCGGCGGTGACTTTCCGCCTGGCCTCCTTTGCCCTGCTGGTGGCAGTGGTGCTGGGGCTGTTGGCGGGGTTCCTGCCGGCCCGTACTGCCAGCCGCCTGAAGGTGGTTGAGGCGCTGGGGAGGGTGTGATGCTCGAGGCCATTAACCTGCACAAGCGCTACCACCAGGGCGAGATAGACGTGGTGGCGGTGGATCATTTCACCTATCGCTTTCCCACCGGCCTGACCGCCATTGTGGGGCCCTCGGGTTCGGGTAAGACCACCCTCTTGAACCTGCTGGCGGGGTTTGATGTACCCAGCGAAGGGGAGGTACGGCTGGACACCACGCCGCTTTCGACCCTGTCCGAGGATGGCCGTTCGGAGGTGCGCCTCAAACACATGGGCTTTGTGTTTCAGCAGTGGAACCTGATTCCCACCCTGACCGCCCTGGAAAACGTGGCCTTTCCCATGATGCTGGCAGGCTATGGCTTCAAGGAGCGCGCCGCCAGGGCTGCCAGCCTGCTGGAGGCAGTAGGGCTGGGAAAGCGGGGCAAGCATCTGCCCAGTAAACTCTCGGGCGGAGAGCAGCAGCGGGTGGCCATTGCCCGCGCTCTGGCTCTCAACCCCCCCATTCTGTTTGCCGACGAACCCACCGGCAACCTCGACTCGGTTTCGGGGGCCCGGGTGGTGGAGCTGCTGCTGCACCAGGCCCAGGAGGGCCGCACGGTGATTCTGGTTACGCACGACCTCGAGCTCGCCCGCAAGGCCGAACGCATCCTGCACCTCAAGGATGGAAGGCTGCTGAAAGAAGAAGATGCCACCAGGGGCGCTAAGCAAACCCAGGCCATTGAACACGCCTGAAAGGGAATGCAGCCGCAAAACCGCTATGATTACGCCTGATGACCTGCTGCTAGTTCTGAAAAACCGTTTCGAGCAGCACATGCACCGCCACCCCGGCTTGACCTGGACTGAGGTCGAGGCTCGGCTCGAGGCCAGCCCCGGCAAACTCAT contains these protein-coding regions:
- a CDS encoding ABC transporter permease; this encodes MEVLALVYRNLRARPIRSILTLLGIVVSTASMVLFLSFGEGLRKALGAELSNVGPAILVLPEGVEAISPGYPELRPDTLRQIQAVAAELGITQVIPTATFARGGFDPSSSFIFQGLPQGFGPKDLYPNVQLESGSPTPGVAGAVVGGGIAQRNNLSVGKTLRLNPQVSLKVVGVLQKTGGITDSFIFVPIESVQAVLNTENYTSFLISIDPGRRAEEVARSIKQKISGVEAQTAGDVMRFAERAVRISDLVRFGISLVALIVGGLLVANTVMMSVYERIREFGLMRALGAKRGFIFGLVLLEALLLGVVGGLLGLVLGQAASGLVNWYTGREVGLALSAVTFRLASFALLVAVVLGLLAGFLPARTASRLKVVEALGRV
- a CDS encoding ABC transporter ATP-binding protein; translated protein: MLEAINLHKRYHQGEIDVVAVDHFTYRFPTGLTAIVGPSGSGKTTLLNLLAGFDVPSEGEVRLDTTPLSTLSEDGRSEVRLKHMGFVFQQWNLIPTLTALENVAFPMMLAGYGFKERAARAASLLEAVGLGKRGKHLPSKLSGGEQQRVAIARALALNPPILFADEPTGNLDSVSGARVVELLLHQAQEGRTVILVTHDLELARKAERILHLKDGRLLKEEDATRGAKQTQAIEHA